The Streptomyces sp. NBC_00510 genomic interval CACCCACAACAGCTGGCGGTTGAGGTCGATGCAGACGATGCGCTTGCCCCGGGCCGGGGCCGGGCACCGGCGGGAGGCGTTCGGGCCCTTCCTGGTGGCCTCGTCGAGGCGGAGGTACCCCCAGGTGGTGGGGCCCGCGAAGCCGGTGGCGGGGACGATGCCCCTGGACTTCTGGTAGCGGCGGATCTCCGCGCAGTCGGCCGCGGACTGCCTGCCGTTCACGCGCAGCCGCAGCCGCTTCTCGACCTCGCGCTGGTAGGGGCCGGTGAAGGACGTGCAGTACTCGGCGGGCCGCGGGTTCCCCCCGTCGTCCTCGTCCTCGTCGTAGTACGGGTCCTCGTCCTCCTCCTCGGCTGCCCGTTCCTTCTCGAACGTGCGGGCCCGCTCGACGTCCTCGGCCGGCACGAACTCCACCAACTGCGGATCCACCCAGTCCTCGCCCTCGTCCTCGGAGGGCACGGCGCTGCGTGTGGGCCCGGTCGGCGACACGCCGATCGTGCGGGGCAGGGCGCCCTGGTCGGGGGTGTCGACCTGCCGGGAGGCGGCCGGGCCGAAGGGGACCCCGGGGACGAGCCGGTCGACCGGCACCGGCCAGTCGTCGTCCGCGGCGGCCGTCGTGTGCACACCGAGTGCGGCAAGGGCGACCACTGCCGCGGTGAGCAGCCGGGCCCTGCTTCTGGCATACGTTCCCATGAACACACAAATTGACGTGCGGCCGCCCGGCGGAACGCCACGTCGGCGGACTCCACCCGTTTCGCCCAGTTGATTGACGGCGGTTCAGGACCTGATGTCGCGCCAGGCGTCGGGAAGGGCGGCGGCCACATCGTGCGCGGCGATCGGCGCGCCCACCGGGCCCGCGGCGACCCGCGCCGACAGACCGTGCAGGTAGGCGCCGACGGAGGCCGCGTCGCGCGGGGCGAGCCCGGCGGCCAGCAGGGACCCGGTGATACCGGAGAGCACGTCACCGCTGCCGGCCGTGGCCAGCCAGGACGTCCCCGTGGGGTTGACCCGGACCGGCACCCCGGACTCCGGGGACGCGACGAGCGTCGTGGAGCCCTTCAGCAGCGCCGTCGCGCCGAACGCGTCGGCCAGCCGCCGCACATGGTCCAGCCGCGCCGCCTCCACCTCCTCGCGGGCCACACCGAGCAGCGCCGCCGCCTCCCCCGCGTGCGGGGTCAGCACGGTGCCCGCGGCGCGGGAGCGCACCACGGCCCGGTCCAGCAGCCGCAGGCCGTCCGCGTCGACGAGCACGGGCACGTCCGAGGCGAGCACGTCGTCCACCGAGCGCCGCGCCTCCGGCCCGTCGCCCAGCCCCGGGCCCACCACCCAGGCCTGCACCCGTCCGGCCTTGTGCGGCGGCCCGGCCGACACCAGCGTCTCCGGGAAGCGGGCCAGCACGGCCCGCGCCCCCGGGCCCACGTACCGCACTGCCCCCGCGCCGGCCCGCAACGCCCCCGCCACCGCGAGCACGGCGGCCCCGGGGTAGCGCTCCGAGCCCGCGACGACGCCGACCACGCCACGCCGGTACTTGTCGCTCTCGGCGTCCGGGCCCGGCAGGAGCGCGGCGACGTCGGCGTGCTGCAGCGCCTCCAGGTCGGGCGGGGTGCCGTCCAGGCAGGGGCCGAGGCCGATGTCGACCAGGCGCAGGGCGCCGGCGTGCCCGGCGGCCGGGTCCACGAGCAGGCCCGGCTTGTACGTCCCGAACGTCACCGTCATGTCGGCCCGCACCGCCGCGCCCCGGACCTCGCCGCTGTCGGCGTCCACCCCGCTGGGGAGGTCCACGGCGACCACGACCGCCCGGGACGCGTGCGCGGCCTCCGCCAGCGGCACCGCCTCGGGGCGCAGCCCGCCCTTGCCCCCGATGCCCACGATGCCGTCCAGCACGAGGTCGGCACGGTGGATCAGGGCCACCGCGTCCACGTCGTCCGGGGCGACCGCACGGCCGCCCGCGGCACGCAGGGCCGCCAGGCCACCGCGGTGCGCCTTCTGCGGCGCCACCAGGACGGCGGTCACCCCCGCCCCGCGCCGCGCCAGGCGCGCCCCCGCGTACAGCGCGTCGCCGCCGTTGTCCCCGCTCCCGGCCAGCACGACGACGCGGGCCGCGTAGACCCCGCCCCCGGTGCCGAGCGCGTTCGCGCACGCGGCCGCCAGCCCGGCCGCCGCCCGCTGCATCAGGGCCCCCTCCGGGACCCGCGCCATGAGCGCCCGCTCCGCCGCCCGTACGGTCTCCACGCTGTACGCCACCCGCATGCGGCCATGTTCCCACCGGGCGCGCATTGTTGCGCGCGGTCCTTGTGACAGCGCGGTTGTGGTTGCGGCCGGTTGTCGCGTGCGGGTCCGCTGCGCCTGCGGCGGGCGTCCACCCGCCCGCCCTCCCGATTGCCCGGCGCGGTTGGTGCGGGCGTCGCGCGTTCGTGGTGGGCCGGGGGCGGGGCCTCCGGGGCTGGGCATTCTGTACCGCATATTTATGTGCATGGCGGGCACCTGCTCTTGCTGCCCCGGATGCCGCACAACAAATACACGTCAGCGTCCAGAACGCCCACCCCTACGACCCCGCCCCCTCCGTATCGCGGGCGACCAACGGCCGGTGGAGGGTGAGAAGGCGGTCCCGGGGCGGCCGCACGTGCCCTCATGACCCCCCACCGGCCGTCAGTCGCCCAGCGAAATGGAGGGGGCGGGGGAGTTGGGGGCACCCCCGGCCGAAGGCTGGGGGAGGGTGGATGTTCTGGACGCTGCGGGATATTTGTGTGCGGCAGAGACGGCACAACGGCTACCGCCCGCCATGCACGAAAATATGCCAGTCCAGGACGTGCAGCCCCGGAGGCCCCGCCCCCGGCCCACCACGCACGCCGCGAGGCGGTCACTGACCGTGCCGGATGGGGGTCCCCCCGGCCGAAGGCTGGGGGAGGGCGGGAGGGCGGGAGAACAGCCCGCCGCAGGCGCAACGGACCCGCACACAACAACCGGCCCGCACAGAACGCACCCGGGCCCCACGGAACGTACCCCGGACGGGGTCAGCCCTCGGCGATGACCACCGCGGACGCGACCCCCGCGTCGTGGCTGAGCGAGACGTGGAACGTCCGCACCCCCAACTGCTCGGCCCGCGCCGCCACCGTCCCCCGGACGATGAGCCGCGGCTGCCCCGAATCCTCCGTGACGACCTCCGCGTCCGACCAGTGCAGCCCCCCGGGCGCCCCCAGCGCCTTCGCGACCGCCTCCTTCGCGGCGAACCGCGCCGCGAGGGAGGCGCCGCCCCGGCGGGCCCCACTGGGGAGGTGGAGCTCGCCGGGGAGGAAGAGCCGCTCGGCCAGGCCGGGGGTGCGCTCCAGGGACTGCTCGAAGCGGTCGATCTCGGCGACGTCGATGCCCACCCCGATGATCACGGCGTGCTCACTCGACCGTGACGGACTTCGCGAGGTTCCGCGGCTGGTCCACCTCGTTGCCGCGGGCCGTGGCCAGTTCGCACGCGAAGACCTGCAGCGGCACGGTCGCGACCAGCGGCTGCAGCAGCGTCGGGGTCTGCGGCACCCGCACCAGGTGGTCGGCGTAGGGGACGACGGACTCGTCGCCCTCCTCCGCGATGACGATGGTGCGTGCGCCGCGGGCCCGGATCTCCTGGATGTTGGAGACGATCTTGTCGTGCAGCACCGAGCGCCCGCGCGGCGACGGCACGACCACGACGACGGGGAGGTCCTCCTCGATCAGCGCGATGGGGCCGTGCTTGAGCTCGCCGGCGGCGAAGCCCTCGGCGTGCATGTAGGCGAGCTCCTTGAGCTTGAGCGCGCCCTCCAGGGCGACGGGGTAGCCCACGTGGCGGCCGAGGAAGAGGACGGTGTTCTTGTCCTTGAGGGACCGGGCCAGTTCACGGACCGGCTCCATGGTCTCCAGGACCTGCTCGACCTGACGGGAGATCTGGGAGAGCTCGCGGATGACGGCGAGGATCTCGTCGCCCCACTTCGTGCCGCGCACCTGGCCCAGGTAGAGGGCGACGAGGTAGCAGGCGACGACCTGGGTAAGGAACGCCTTCGTGGAGGCGACGGCGACCTCGGGGCCGGCGTGCGTGTAGAGCACGGCGTCGGACTCGCGCGGGATGGTGGAGCCGTTGGTGTTGCAGATGGCCAGCACCTTGGAGCCCTGTTCGCGGGCGTGCCGCAGGGCCATGAGGGTGTCCATGGTCTCGCCGGACTGGCTGATGGCGACCACCAGGCTGCGCGGGGCCAGGATCGGGTCGCGGTAGCGGAACTCGCTGGCGAGCTCCACCTCGCAGGGGATGCGGGTCCAGTGCTCGATCGCGTACTTGGCGATCATTCCGGCGTGGAAGGCGGTGCCGCAGGCGACGATGACGATCTTGTCGACCTCGCGCAGCACGGAGGCCGGGATCCGTACCTCGTCGAGGGTCAGCAGGCCGCTCGCGTCGATCCGGCCCAGCAGCGTGTCGGCGACGGCCTTGGGCTGCTCGGCGATCTCCTTGAGCATGAAGTAGTCGTAGCCGCCCTTCTCGGCGGCGGAGGCGTCCCAGTCGATGTGGTACGGCCGGACGTCGGCGGGCTTGCCCTCGAAGTCGGTGACGGTGACGCCCTCGCGGCGCAGCTCCACGACCTGGTCCTGGCCGAGCTCGATGGCCTCGCGGGTGTACGCGATGAAGGCCGCGACGTCGGAGGCGAGGAAGTTCTCGCCGTCGCCGACGCCCACGACGAGCGGGGAGTTGCGGCGGGCGCCGACCACGACGTCCGGCGCGTCGGCGTGGACGGCCACCAGGGTGAAGGCGCCGTCGAGGCGGCCGCAGACCTGGCGCATGGCCTCGGCGAGGTCCCCGGTGGAGGAGTAGGCCTCGGCGAGGAGGTGGGAGACGACCTCGGTGTCGGTCTCGGAGAGCAGGTCGTGGCCGCGCTCGGCGAGTTCGGCGCGCAGGGCGGCGAAGTTCTCGATGATGCCGTTGTGGACGACGGCGACCCGGCCCGCGTTGTCCAGGTGCGGGTGCGCGTTGGCGTCCGTGGGGCCGCCGTGGGTGGCCCAGCGGGTGTGCCCGATCCCGGCGGGGCCGCTCGGCAGCGGACGCTCGTCCAGCAGCTTCTCGAGGTTGGCGAGCTTGCCGGCCTTCTTGGCCGCGGCGAGCCCGCCGTCGGCGAGGACGGCGACACCCGCCGAGTCGTATCCCCGGTACTCGAGCCGCTTCAGACCCGCGATGACGACGTCGAGGGCGGACTGACCGCCCACGTATCCAACGATTCCGCACATGTGCCGTAGCCTACGGTCCGACTGGCGCCCGGACCTGCCGGAGCTTGCCCGGAATCGGAATTTCCCACGGGCACGAACCCTTGGTGCGCCGGGCCGTTGCGCCGCGATGTCACCCGGCGGTGGTCGGGCTCGATCTCGACGGGCCCGCCCCGAGATCCACACGCGGGGTTCGGGGAGGATCTTCCGGGACGGCGGTGCCGTGCGTCACACCGCCTGCCCACCGACCGCTTCGGCCCCGGGCCGGACCATGATCATGCGGGAGACCATGAAGGTGATCGGCACGGCCGCTCCCGAGGCGATCAGCGGCGCGAACCAGCTCCCCAGACGCAGCACGTCGACCAACAGGTAGAGACCTCCGGTGGTGATCACGAAGTTGGCCGCGTTGGTGAGCGGGAAGAGCAGGAAAGTGCGCCAGCTCGGCCGGGTCCGGTAGGTGAACCAGGTCGTCAGGAAATACGAAACGATCATGCTGAGCGCAAAGGCCAGGATGTGCGCCGCCACGTAGGGCAGCCGCAGCAGAAACAACAGGTACAGGCCGTAGTAGACGCCGGTGTTGGCGACTCCCACCAACCCGAACCGAATGAGCTGGCCGAGCATCAGCCGACCAGTTCCTTCTGCACCTCCGACGCGTTCCGGCTCCCGGTCCGGGCGGAGGCGATATTGGTCGCCTTCACCAGATAGTGCGGGCGCCGCTTGACCTCGTAGTAAATTCGGCCAACATATTCACCGGCCACTCCCAGCATGACCATTTGTACACCCGACAGCGCCGTGATGACCACCACGAGCGTGACATATCCAGGAGTTCTCACTCCGTTCACCAGTGCGCCACCGACAATCCATGCGGCATACGCAAAAGCGACGGAAAGCAGCAGCATGCCGAGATACAGCGCGATGCGCAGCGGTTTGCTGTTGAAGGACAGCAGGCCGTCGAGTCCGTAGTTGAGCAGCTTGCCGAACGTCCACTTGCTGCGGCCCTCTTCGCGCACGGCGTTCTGGTACTCGAAAGTGGCGGTCGAGAATCCCACCCAGGCGAAGAGGCCCTTGGAGAAGCGGTTGTACTCGGTGAGCGCGAGCACCGCATCCGTCGCGCGGCGGGAGAGCATCCGGAAGTCACCGACCCCGTCGACCAGTTCCACGTCGACCAGGCGGTTGATGAGCCGGTAGTAGGCACGGGCGGCGATCGTCCGGGTAACCCGGTCGCCCTCCCTGGTTCGCTTGGCGATCACCTGGTCGTAACCGTCGGCATGCAGGTCGACCATGCGCCGTATGAGCTCGGGAGGGTGCTGCAGATCCGCATCCATGATCACGACGGCATCGCCCGAGGCGTGCTGCAGTCCCGCCAGCATGGCCGCCTCCTTGCCGAAGTTGCGGCTGAAGGAGACGAATCGCACGTGGCCGTCCCGGTTTCCCAGCTGCTCCAGGATGGAGAGGGTCCGATCCCGGCTTCCGTCGTCCACGTAGACGATTTCGAAGTCATGGCCGATCATCGCGAGTTCCATGACCAGGTGATCATGGAAGCGCGCTATGACGTCCTCTTCGTTGAAGCAGGGAACCACGACGGATATGAGCATGCTTCTCGCTCCAAGCGTGCTACTAGGCCAAGTGCGCCGCGACCCTAACACGAGTCCATTGGCGGGGGCGGTGACGAATGCGGCCTGACGGACCGACAGGCTGCCC includes:
- a CDS encoding NAD(P)H-hydrate dehydratase; protein product: MRVAYSVETVRAAERALMARVPEGALMQRAAAGLAAACANALGTGGGVYAARVVVLAGSGDNGGDALYAGARLARRGAGVTAVLVAPQKAHRGGLAALRAAGGRAVAPDDVDAVALIHRADLVLDGIVGIGGKGGLRPEAVPLAEAAHASRAVVVAVDLPSGVDADSGEVRGAAVRADMTVTFGTYKPGLLVDPAAGHAGALRLVDIGLGPCLDGTPPDLEALQHADVAALLPGPDAESDKYRRGVVGVVAGSERYPGAAVLAVAGALRAGAGAVRYVGPGARAVLARFPETLVSAGPPHKAGRVQAWVVGPGLGDGPEARRSVDDVLASDVPVLVDADGLRLLDRAVVRSRAAGTVLTPHAGEAAALLGVAREEVEAARLDHVRRLADAFGATALLKGSTTLVASPESGVPVRVNPTGTSWLATAGSGDVLSGITGSLLAAGLAPRDAASVGAYLHGLSARVAAGPVGAPIAAHDVAAALPDAWRDIRS
- the glmS gene encoding glutamine--fructose-6-phosphate transaminase (isomerizing), which encodes MCGIVGYVGGQSALDVVIAGLKRLEYRGYDSAGVAVLADGGLAAAKKAGKLANLEKLLDERPLPSGPAGIGHTRWATHGGPTDANAHPHLDNAGRVAVVHNGIIENFAALRAELAERGHDLLSETDTEVVSHLLAEAYSSTGDLAEAMRQVCGRLDGAFTLVAVHADAPDVVVGARRNSPLVVGVGDGENFLASDVAAFIAYTREAIELGQDQVVELRREGVTVTDFEGKPADVRPYHIDWDASAAEKGGYDYFMLKEIAEQPKAVADTLLGRIDASGLLTLDEVRIPASVLREVDKIVIVACGTAFHAGMIAKYAIEHWTRIPCEVELASEFRYRDPILAPRSLVVAISQSGETMDTLMALRHAREQGSKVLAICNTNGSTIPRESDAVLYTHAGPEVAVASTKAFLTQVVACYLVALYLGQVRGTKWGDEILAVIRELSQISRQVEQVLETMEPVRELARSLKDKNTVLFLGRHVGYPVALEGALKLKELAYMHAEGFAAGELKHGPIALIEEDLPVVVVVPSPRGRSVLHDKIVSNIQEIRARGARTIVIAEEGDESVVPYADHLVRVPQTPTLLQPLVATVPLQVFACELATARGNEVDQPRNLAKSVTVE
- a CDS encoding L,D-transpeptidase: MGTYARSRARLLTAAVVALAALGVHTTAAADDDWPVPVDRLVPGVPFGPAASRQVDTPDQGALPRTIGVSPTGPTRSAVPSEDEGEDWVDPQLVEFVPAEDVERARTFEKERAAEEEDEDPYYDEDEDDGGNPRPAEYCTSFTGPYQREVEKRLRLRVNGRQSAADCAEIRRYQKSRGIVPATGFAGPTTWGYLRLDEATRKGPNASRRCPAPARGKRIVCIDLNRQLLWVQSSSTKVVFGPVAIRSGRTGYLTRTGRFSVFWRHKDHVSDIYDAPMPYSQFFSGGQAMHATPGSVYKAPGSHGCINLSNRNARLLWNVLKLQEAVYVWGRKPAT
- a CDS encoding holo-ACP synthase is translated as MIIGVGIDVAEIDRFEQSLERTPGLAERLFLPGELHLPSGARRGGASLAARFAAKEAVAKALGAPGGLHWSDAEVVTEDSGQPRLIVRGTVAARAEQLGVRTFHVSLSHDAGVASAVVIAEG
- a CDS encoding GtrA family protein produces the protein MLGQLIRFGLVGVANTGVYYGLYLLFLLRLPYVAAHILAFALSMIVSYFLTTWFTYRTRPSWRTFLLFPLTNAANFVITTGGLYLLVDVLRLGSWFAPLIASGAAVPITFMVSRMIMVRPGAEAVGGQAV
- a CDS encoding glycosyltransferase family 2 protein → MLISVVVPCFNEEDVIARFHDHLVMELAMIGHDFEIVYVDDGSRDRTLSILEQLGNRDGHVRFVSFSRNFGKEAAMLAGLQHASGDAVVIMDADLQHPPELIRRMVDLHADGYDQVIAKRTREGDRVTRTIAARAYYRLINRLVDVELVDGVGDFRMLSRRATDAVLALTEYNRFSKGLFAWVGFSTATFEYQNAVREEGRSKWTFGKLLNYGLDGLLSFNSKPLRIALYLGMLLLSVAFAYAAWIVGGALVNGVRTPGYVTLVVVITALSGVQMVMLGVAGEYVGRIYYEVKRRPHYLVKATNIASARTGSRNASEVQKELVG